A window of the Polaribacter sp. HaHaR_3_91 genome harbors these coding sequences:
- a CDS encoding class I SAM-dependent methyltransferase, with translation MKNTNIKKNKKPWPTKDAMDQVYKMNLWGSNNTEFYSGSGSHQPEIIEPYIETISSFLTSFKNPITVLDLGCGDFNIGKNFVKLTQKYTAIDIVSALIKYNQENFKAENLNFKCVDIAKDDLPKADCIILRQVLQHLSNAEVQSVVEKLPNYKYVILTEHIPLGDFTPNKDIISGQGIRIKKKSGIDLLATPFNMKVKEEKKLLSYTLDDGKGNIVTTLYTIF, from the coding sequence TTGAAAAACACGAATATCAAAAAGAACAAAAAACCTTGGCCTACAAAAGATGCTATGGATCAGGTTTATAAAATGAACCTTTGGGGAAGTAACAATACTGAGTTTTATTCTGGTTCAGGCTCTCATCAACCAGAAATAATTGAACCATATATAGAAACTATTAGCTCTTTTTTAACTTCTTTTAAAAACCCAATTACGGTTTTAGATTTAGGTTGTGGAGATTTTAATATTGGTAAAAATTTCGTGAAACTTACTCAAAAATATACAGCTATAGACATTGTATCAGCATTGATAAAATACAATCAAGAAAATTTTAAAGCAGAAAATTTAAACTTTAAATGTGTAGATATTGCTAAGGATGATTTACCAAAAGCAGATTGTATTATTTTAAGGCAAGTATTGCAACATTTATCTAATGCAGAAGTACAAAGTGTTGTAGAAAAATTACCTAATTACAAATATGTTATTCTTACAGAACATATTCCTTTAGGTGATTTTACCCCTAATAAAGATATTATTTCCGGACAAGGAATCCGAATTAAAAAGAAAAGCGGAATTGACTTATTAGCGACACCTTTTAATATGAAGGTTAAAGAAGAAAAAAAATTATTGTCTTATACTTTAGATGACGGAAAAGGGAATATTGTAACTACACTTTATACTATTTTTTAG
- a CDS encoding DUF2200 domain-containing protein yields MKDTSHHDERIANMKFFSVYPHYVTKVEKKGRSIAELLEVIEWLTGYNESKLNELIDTQVTFETFFKNATLHPNVHLIKGVICGYRVEEIENSLTQQVRYLDKLVDELAKGKKMENILRKAPKK; encoded by the coding sequence ATGAAAGATACAAGTCATCATGATGAGCGTATTGCAAATATGAAGTTTTTCTCTGTGTACCCACATTACGTAACAAAAGTGGAAAAAAAGGGAAGAAGTATCGCTGAACTATTAGAAGTAATTGAATGGTTAACGGGGTATAATGAAAGTAAATTAAATGAACTTATCGATACACAGGTTACTTTTGAAACTTTTTTTAAAAATGCAACATTACATCCAAATGTACATTTGATAAAGGGCGTAATTTGTGGTTATAGAGTAGAAGAAATAGAGAATTCTTTAACACAACAAGTGCGTTATTTAGATAAATTAGTCGATGAGTTAGCTAAAGGGAAAAAGATGGAAAATATACTAAGGAAAGCGCCTAAAAAATAG